From Haloarcula sp. CBA1127, a single genomic window includes:
- a CDS encoding nuclear transport factor 2 family protein — MNATGTIEAYYAALRAGEPLGPFFAADTDRSVVKFGISEQLNGADAIRDGLQKQTETTGDWTVDSHALQVTEREDYAWFSDDVELCWTDAEGTVRHEYDTRWSGTLEATGRDRPWQFVGMHVSTADDLGK, encoded by the coding sequence ATGAACGCAACCGGGACTATCGAGGCGTACTACGCGGCGTTGCGGGCCGGCGAGCCGCTCGGTCCGTTCTTCGCCGCCGATACGGACCGCTCGGTGGTTAAGTTCGGCATCTCCGAGCAGTTGAATGGGGCCGACGCTATCAGGGACGGACTGCAAAAGCAGACTGAGACGACGGGCGACTGGACTGTCGACAGCCATGCGCTCCAGGTGACAGAACGCGAGGACTACGCGTGGTTCAGCGACGACGTCGAGTTGTGCTGGACCGACGCCGAGGGCACGGTCCGCCACGAGTACGACACGCGCTGGAGCGGGACGCTCGAAGCCACCGGCCGGGACCGGCCGTGGCAGTTCGTCGGGATGCACGTCAGCACCGCCGACGATTTGGGGAAGTAG
- a CDS encoding glycoside hydrolase family 97 catalytic domain-containing protein: MFEERSQPKSNLSRRQFLGGVGSLLAASAFSVSVSDDAAAQVTAGDDSATQTISSPNGAVTLTVDVSDGVATYEVAHNGTALIEESELGFEFQNQDTFRSGLAVTGSERTEVDTTWMPVWDRYDEIEERYMELRLGVVESTGAERFGTLVFRVFDDGVGFRFVFGEPFGDQFVLSSERTEYNFAGDHTSWWIPNDYNNFEVEYEETPLSEVAGELDGTGFDGIHTPMTMRTDDGRYLAVHEADLTDYASLALTPADAGDTLFESTLASLPDGTKVSASAPHVTPWRTVQVGTSAGDLVESNLVVNLNEDYDEAVFTQGVDWIEPQKFIGVWWLMITGRAQWEYQGPQTGNHGAQTGRATQYMDFASEHDIPGVLVEGWNEGWSSYPGDGSSFDFSTPYPDFDLAAVTDYGASLDPPTQMTMHNETAGDFRNYESQLDEAFSLYDDLGIRTIKNGYVSDSGDLAGESYSHHNQILVNHHTLVAETAAANRQMLDIHEPIHPTGRRRTYPNLMTREGVKGQEYDAFGDVSPEHHVTFPFTRMLGGPVEYTPGIFDMDSGSGGIETTRAKQLAMYPTYFSGLQMVADLPSSYLADQPSTAAVGEVVQAEWGDLDGFSTAARWANAQGEQYVAIDPNSAAPGATVSWTVEDASEGEYDLHFRYASDAEENAVGPDTDRTATVLVNGSAAGQVTFPPTDYWDVWGSVSTTVSLSGDGDEIALSLTAEDTGGFNLDSMAVTESGESMPEPETAPIRGETVDAFQFIEDVPAAGWDDTRVIDAEIGDYMATARQKDDEWYLGAMTDEGGRAVDVPLSFLSPASDSDGQGPGNDNGKKNGTNGASGNGKKNGTGNGNVPNGPKYVAEIYADGIDAAYDENLTDVRVDEAIVTPGTTLLASMVGSGGTAVRFRRATGQDINDLPEYKRPEQDFDVTIGDEVFIQELFIRATGRNDGAFIGGTTVTLRVDGEAVGTENVRFPPNASDATYDFGYSIDAAGDYDVSVALPDGTTLASGTVTVKPPATVAELADPSGDDTGPGGYTYPASGDFEDGAFDLESLTVEQTPSLHRFTFEVANLYNAFGSSRSFSPQWFVLWLRDPTADSGSTSSLADLGANVDFESPWQYRLEISGFSKSATDASGATLTDADGDAVSLGEAVDVDAGTVTLSIDREAADGTDAEDLEVVAMVQSEDRGSLRPVAEEAEGYVFGGAKPDAVENAPRIMDLTTPEGVSQSDALAYGADSRATLPFVSLD, translated from the coding sequence ATGTTTGAAGAAAGATCACAGCCCAAATCTAACCTAAGCCGAAGACAGTTCCTCGGTGGGGTCGGTTCGCTGCTGGCCGCGTCGGCGTTCTCGGTCTCTGTCTCCGACGACGCTGCCGCACAGGTGACAGCGGGCGACGACTCGGCCACACAGACTATCTCGTCACCCAACGGGGCAGTAACACTCACTGTCGATGTCAGCGACGGTGTGGCAACATACGAGGTTGCACACAACGGGACGGCGCTCATTGAGGAGTCAGAACTGGGCTTCGAGTTCCAGAATCAGGACACGTTCCGCTCGGGGCTGGCAGTCACCGGGAGCGAGCGAACCGAGGTCGATACCACTTGGATGCCGGTCTGGGACCGCTACGACGAGATCGAGGAGCGGTACATGGAACTCCGGCTGGGGGTTGTGGAATCGACCGGGGCAGAGCGGTTCGGGACGCTCGTCTTCCGGGTGTTCGACGACGGCGTCGGCTTCCGGTTCGTCTTCGGGGAGCCGTTCGGCGACCAGTTCGTACTCTCGTCTGAGCGGACCGAGTACAACTTCGCCGGGGACCACACCTCGTGGTGGATTCCCAACGACTACAACAACTTCGAGGTGGAGTACGAGGAGACGCCGCTGAGCGAGGTCGCTGGCGAACTGGACGGCACTGGCTTCGACGGCATCCACACGCCGATGACGATGCGGACCGACGACGGCCGCTACCTTGCCGTCCACGAGGCCGATCTCACGGACTACGCCTCGCTCGCGCTCACGCCGGCGGACGCCGGCGACACGCTCTTCGAGTCGACGCTCGCGTCGCTGCCCGACGGGACGAAAGTCTCGGCGTCGGCCCCGCACGTGACCCCGTGGCGAACGGTACAGGTCGGGACCAGTGCGGGCGACCTCGTTGAGTCGAATCTGGTGGTGAATCTCAACGAGGACTACGACGAGGCGGTGTTCACGCAGGGCGTCGACTGGATCGAGCCCCAGAAGTTCATTGGCGTCTGGTGGCTGATGATTACCGGTCGAGCGCAGTGGGAGTATCAGGGTCCACAGACCGGCAACCACGGCGCACAGACCGGGCGCGCCACGCAGTACATGGACTTCGCCAGCGAGCACGACATCCCCGGCGTCCTCGTCGAGGGCTGGAACGAGGGCTGGTCGAGCTATCCAGGCGATGGCAGCAGTTTCGATTTCTCCACACCGTATCCGGACTTCGATCTGGCGGCAGTGACCGACTACGGCGCGAGCCTCGACCCACCGACCCAGATGACGATGCACAACGAGACGGCCGGGGACTTCCGGAACTACGAATCACAGCTCGACGAGGCGTTCTCGCTGTATGACGACCTCGGAATCCGGACCATCAAGAACGGCTACGTCTCCGACAGCGGCGACCTCGCTGGCGAGAGCTACAGCCACCACAACCAGATACTGGTCAACCACCACACGCTGGTCGCCGAGACGGCGGCGGCCAACCGACAGATGCTCGATATACACGAGCCGATTCACCCGACTGGCCGTCGGCGAACCTATCCAAACCTGATGACCCGCGAGGGGGTCAAGGGCCAGGAGTACGACGCCTTCGGCGACGTGAGTCCCGAGCACCACGTCACATTCCCCTTTACGCGGATGCTGGGCGGGCCGGTGGAGTACACGCCGGGCATCTTCGACATGGACTCGGGGTCGGGCGGCATCGAGACCACCCGCGCCAAGCAACTGGCGATGTATCCGACGTACTTCAGCGGCCTCCAGATGGTCGCCGACCTGCCGAGTTCCTACCTGGCCGACCAGCCGTCGACCGCCGCCGTCGGCGAGGTTGTACAGGCCGAGTGGGGGGACCTCGACGGGTTCTCGACGGCCGCCCGCTGGGCCAACGCCCAGGGCGAGCAGTACGTCGCCATCGACCCCAACAGCGCCGCGCCCGGTGCGACCGTCTCCTGGACCGTCGAGGACGCCAGCGAGGGCGAGTACGACCTCCACTTCCGGTACGCCAGCGACGCCGAGGAGAACGCCGTCGGTCCGGATACTGACCGCACTGCGACGGTGCTGGTCAACGGCAGCGCCGCCGGCCAAGTCACGTTCCCACCCACCGACTACTGGGATGTCTGGGGGAGCGTCTCGACGACCGTCTCGCTGTCCGGCGACGGGGACGAAATCGCCCTCTCGCTGACCGCCGAGGACACCGGCGGTTTCAATCTCGATTCGATGGCGGTCACCGAGTCCGGCGAATCGATGCCCGAACCCGAGACCGCTCCTATCCGCGGCGAGACCGTCGACGCGTTCCAGTTCATCGAGGACGTGCCGGCCGCCGGCTGGGACGACACGCGCGTCATCGACGCCGAAATCGGCGATTACATGGCCACTGCACGGCAGAAAGACGACGAATGGTACCTCGGCGCGATGACCGACGAGGGCGGCCGCGCCGTCGACGTGCCCCTGTCGTTCCTCTCGCCCGCCTCGGACAGTGACGGGCAGGGGCCGGGGAACGACAACGGCAAGAAGAACGGAACGAACGGGGCCAGCGGCAACGGCAAGAAGAACGGCACGGGCAATGGCAACGTCCCCAACGGCCCGAAGTACGTCGCCGAAATCTACGCTGACGGCATCGACGCGGCCTACGACGAGAATCTGACCGACGTTCGCGTCGACGAGGCCATCGTCACACCGGGCACGACCCTGCTCGCGTCGATGGTCGGCAGCGGCGGGACGGCTGTCCGCTTCCGACGCGCGACGGGCCAAGATATCAACGACCTGCCGGAGTACAAGCGGCCCGAGCAGGACTTCGACGTCACCATCGGCGACGAGGTGTTCATCCAGGAGCTGTTTATCCGGGCCACCGGGCGCAACGACGGGGCGTTCATCGGCGGGACCACGGTGACGCTCCGCGTCGACGGTGAGGCCGTCGGGACGGAGAACGTCCGCTTCCCGCCCAACGCCAGCGACGCCACCTACGACTTCGGCTACAGCATCGACGCAGCCGGCGACTACGACGTGTCAGTCGCGCTCCCGGACGGCACGACGCTCGCCAGCGGAACGGTGACGGTCAAGCCGCCGGCGACGGTGGCCGAACTCGCCGACCCGTCTGGCGACGACACTGGTCCCGGCGGCTACACGTATCCGGCCAGCGGTGACTTCGAGGACGGCGCGTTCGATCTGGAGTCGCTGACTGTCGAACAGACGCCGAGCCTCCACCGCTTTACTTTCGAGGTGGCAAACCTCTACAACGCCTTTGGCAGCAGCCGCAGCTTCTCGCCGCAGTGGTTCGTCCTCTGGCTGCGCGACCCGACTGCCGACAGCGGGTCGACGAGCAGTCTTGCGGACCTCGGCGCGAACGTCGACTTCGAGTCGCCGTGGCAGTACCGCCTGGAGATCAGCGGCTTCTCCAAGAGCGCGACCGACGCCAGCGGTGCCACACTGACCGACGCCGATGGGGACGCGGTCTCACTCGGCGAGGCCGTCGACGTGGACGCGGGCACAGTCACACTCTCCATCGATAGAGAAGCCGCCGACGGCACTGACGCGGAGGACCTGGAAGTCGTTGCGATGGTGCAGTCCGAGGACCGCGGGTCGCTGCGCCCCGTTGCCGAAGAAGCCGAAGGCTACGTCTTCGGCGGTGCCAAGCCGGATGCAGTTGAGAATGCCCCGCGTATCATGGACCTGACGACGCCGGAGGGCGTCAGCCAGTCCGACGCGCTGGCTTATGGCGCTGACTCGCGGGCGACGCTGCCGTTCGTCTCGCTCGATTAG
- a CDS encoding class I SAM-dependent methyltransferase — MDRNEVRRAWDSVSETYAERRDPTGSDAALLDDLLERLAEAPTVLDVGCGDGARTLANLPPNSVGLDFSRAGLNLAAETVPDSRLVQGDMTALPIATDSVDAITAYHAVFHVQRDQHSAVYQEFARVLRPGGTVLMTLPSGQFETVRRGWMGGSMFFSAPGRRATLEQLADAGFTDTETVTATDPLGSDSEFVFATLDGD, encoded by the coding sequence ATGGACCGCAACGAGGTTCGCCGCGCGTGGGACAGTGTCTCCGAGACCTACGCCGAGCGGCGCGACCCGACCGGGTCGGACGCAGCCCTGCTCGACGATCTGCTCGAACGCCTCGCCGAAGCGCCGACCGTCCTCGACGTGGGCTGTGGCGACGGCGCGCGGACGCTTGCGAACCTCCCGCCGAACAGCGTCGGCCTCGACTTCTCCAGAGCGGGACTGAACCTCGCCGCCGAGACAGTGCCGGACAGCCGGCTGGTGCAGGGTGATATGACGGCGCTCCCCATCGCAACCGACAGCGTGGACGCGATCACGGCCTATCACGCCGTCTTTCACGTCCAGCGAGACCAGCACTCGGCCGTCTACCAGGAGTTCGCCCGTGTGCTCCGGCCGGGCGGCACCGTGTTGATGACGCTGCCAAGCGGCCAGTTCGAGACCGTGCGTCGCGGCTGGATGGGCGGATCGATGTTCTTCTCAGCGCCGGGTCGGCGGGCGACGCTCGAGCAGTTGGCCGACGCCGGCTTCACCGACACGGAGACCGTCACTGCGACGGACCCGCTAGGGAGCGATAGCGAGTTCGTCTTCGCCACGCTCGACGGCGATTAG
- a CDS encoding cytochrome P450, protein MTISDPHTGDERGGEPDDAETAVDTDSERAVCKPTLDTAPTPPGPRGLPVLGSTISLARDAIAFERGLREYGPVVGYSAFGERFAVMYDPEIVEDVLVTRNDAFSKGEFEQEFGELIAPDGLVFAEGDQWRRQRLALQSAFTPARIRSYTQVMVDETAELVGSWANATEIELSDTLSTLTLRILTQALFDLDLDATRGAVVREAAESIDAMVDRMGLISFLPEWAPRTPTERRHDRAMADLDDLVDTLIATRRDETGERDDLLSMLVDAEYPDGTQMAPTVVRDQLVTFLFAGHETTATTLTYACWLLAGHPGVQDRLRTEATTLDGPLGFDDLSDLPYTEAVVRETLRLYPPVYSLYRQPDNPLVLGGYRIDPDVTVQLPSVALQRDDRYWDGPAQFRPTRWLDEDRNITDNAPDRPDYAYFPFGGGPRHCIGMRFAMTELKLVLATMCRRVEFERVTDELDISMGLTLDPGRVTVGVNR, encoded by the coding sequence ATGACTATATCTGACCCTCACACCGGGGACGAACGCGGCGGAGAACCGGATGACGCTGAGACAGCCGTCGATACCGACTCGGAGAGAGCAGTTTGCAAACCTACCTTGGACACGGCCCCGACGCCACCGGGGCCACGTGGACTTCCAGTGCTCGGGTCGACTATCTCGCTTGCACGAGACGCTATCGCGTTCGAACGAGGGCTCCGAGAGTACGGCCCAGTCGTCGGCTACAGCGCGTTCGGTGAACGGTTCGCGGTCATGTACGACCCCGAGATCGTTGAAGACGTGCTGGTCACCCGGAACGACGCGTTCAGCAAGGGGGAGTTCGAGCAGGAATTCGGGGAGCTGATAGCTCCGGATGGCCTTGTTTTTGCCGAGGGCGACCAGTGGCGTCGCCAGCGGCTGGCTCTTCAGTCGGCGTTCACGCCCGCCCGTATTCGCTCGTATACGCAGGTGATGGTCGACGAAACGGCCGAACTGGTCGGGTCTTGGGCGAATGCTACCGAAATCGAACTGAGTGACACGCTCTCGACACTCACACTTCGCATCCTCACACAGGCGCTGTTCGACCTCGATCTGGACGCTACCCGCGGCGCAGTGGTCCGCGAGGCGGCCGAGAGCATCGACGCCATGGTCGATAGGATGGGACTGATTTCGTTTCTGCCGGAGTGGGCCCCCCGGACGCCAACGGAGCGCCGGCACGACCGCGCGATGGCCGACCTAGACGACCTCGTTGACACGCTTATCGCCACCCGTCGAGACGAAACCGGAGAGCGTGACGACCTGCTTTCGATGCTCGTGGACGCCGAGTACCCCGATGGGACACAGATGGCTCCGACTGTCGTCCGGGACCAACTCGTCACGTTCCTGTTTGCGGGACACGAGACGACTGCCACCACGCTTACCTACGCCTGCTGGCTACTCGCAGGGCATCCTGGCGTGCAGGACAGACTCCGCACCGAAGCGACCACTCTCGACGGTCCACTCGGGTTCGATGACCTGTCTGATCTGCCGTACACTGAAGCTGTAGTACGGGAAACACTGCGGCTCTATCCGCCGGTCTACTCGCTGTATCGGCAACCAGACAACCCACTCGTCCTCGGTGGCTACCGGATTGACCCTGACGTGACTGTACAGCTTCCGAGCGTCGCTCTGCAGCGCGACGACCGCTACTGGGACGGGCCTGCACAGTTCCGACCGACGCGATGGCTCGACGAAGACCGCAATATCACAGACAACGCACCTGACCGTCCTGATTACGCCTATTTCCCCTTTGGCGGCGGGCCGCGCCATTGTATCGGTATGCGTTTTGCGATGACCGAACTCAAACTGGTTCTGGCAACGATGTGCCGACGCGTCGAGTTCGAACGTGTGACCGACGAACTGGACATCTCGATGGGGTTGACGCTGGACCCCGGACGGGTGACGGTGGGCGTGAACCGGTAG
- a CDS encoding helix-turn-helix domain-containing protein: MKSVDLTLSLPAWMQLPMPDHIASDAVVREELLSWQVHPDGETVSFLSLVVGDLAASQTAADDIEVIQRTSFTSIDDETFYAYVTMENREADSALMNTLQIPGLVLVPPVVYTDEATMQVTVLGEEDTLSSVVARVHDDVSVSIERVSDHGRLGGSLAGRLTRRQFEAVEVARDLGYYAVPRTASLAEVAAELDISESAASSLLRRAEQALVDAALVR; this comes from the coding sequence GTGAAATCGGTCGACCTCACGCTCTCGTTGCCAGCGTGGATGCAGTTGCCAATGCCGGACCACATCGCATCCGATGCCGTGGTTCGGGAAGAACTTCTCTCGTGGCAAGTCCACCCAGACGGTGAGACAGTTTCGTTCCTCTCGCTGGTGGTCGGCGACCTTGCCGCAAGTCAGACCGCGGCTGACGACATTGAGGTCATCCAGCGGACCTCGTTCACATCCATCGATGACGAGACGTTCTATGCCTACGTCACGATGGAAAACCGGGAGGCAGACAGTGCGCTCATGAACACACTGCAAATCCCGGGACTTGTTCTCGTCCCGCCGGTCGTATACACCGACGAAGCGACGATGCAGGTGACTGTGTTGGGCGAAGAGGATACGCTCTCGTCAGTGGTAGCGCGCGTTCACGACGACGTCTCGGTGAGCATCGAACGCGTCAGCGACCACGGTCGCCTGGGTGGGTCCCTCGCGGGGCGACTCACTCGCCGCCAGTTCGAGGCTGTCGAAGTTGCCCGTGACCTCGGCTACTACGCGGTCCCTCGGACAGCTTCGCTGGCGGAGGTGGCTGCCGAACTCGACATCTCAGAGAGCGCAGCGTCATCGCTACTCAGAAGGGCCGAGCAAGCACTGGTGGACGCAGCACTCGTGCGATGA
- the mutS gene encoding DNA mismatch repair protein MutS, whose translation MTEATGIVGEFLTLKEGTDADLLAMQCGDFYEFFDEDAEIVADELDLKVSQKSSHGSSYPMAGVPVDDLTPYVSALVERGYRVAIADQHETENGHARDITRVVTPGTHLETGDESAQYLAAVVREASRDSSDTYGIAATDVTTGQFQVTQLDDADAGEALTELYTFGPAEILPGPELRNDDEFLDRLRERTDAALTLHDSASFEPGRASHTVREQFGSETVDSVGIGDQDVALRAAGAVLSYVEDTGVGTLAAVTRLQAYGERDHVDLDATTQRNLELTETMQGDSSGSLFDTIDHTVTAAGGRLLQQWLQRPRRNRAELKRRQSCVAALSEAAMARERIRETLSDAYDLERLAARATSGSADARDLRAVQETLALLGQVADAVTETERLAESPLADSLDGADREAADALAAELDSALVADPPGTVRQGGLFKRGYDDDLDEIIDEHEAALEWLETLPDREKERTGITHLSVDRNKTDGYYIQVGKSETDAVPEKYKHIKTLKNSKRYTTPELDEKERDVLRLEERRHDMEYERFQKLRERVAERATLLQDVGRTLAELDAFASLAVHAVENNWTRPAVVDGNELSIEAGRHPVVEQTTEFVPNDLYMDDDRQFLIVTGPNMSGKSTYMRQAALITLLAQVGSFVPARSATVGLVDGIFTRVGALDELAQGRSTFMVEMQELSNILHSATEESLVILDEVGRGTATFDGISIAWAATEYIVNSIQSKTLFATHYHELTALGEELPTVENVHVAVDGEPRSAGSDGDVTFLRTVRDGPTDRSYGVHVADLAGVPEPVVDRSQAVLDRLRDDKAIEIRGSEGNDGGTTQAVFDLDSGQFRDGASKSGDTAAGSTAEPMVTDGDPEHTLGESAAEGPKGNERAASLDSETEAVLSELTELDVNETPPVELMAKVQEWQAELDDE comes from the coding sequence ATGACAGAGGCGACGGGAATCGTCGGGGAGTTCCTCACGCTCAAGGAGGGGACCGACGCGGACCTGCTGGCGATGCAGTGTGGCGACTTCTACGAGTTTTTCGATGAGGACGCCGAGATCGTCGCCGACGAACTCGACCTGAAGGTGAGTCAGAAGTCCTCGCATGGCTCGTCGTACCCGATGGCGGGGGTTCCGGTCGACGACCTGACGCCGTACGTCTCCGCACTGGTCGAGCGGGGCTACCGGGTCGCTATCGCCGACCAGCACGAGACCGAGAACGGCCACGCCCGCGACATAACGCGGGTCGTCACGCCCGGGACGCATCTGGAGACCGGCGACGAGTCGGCGCAGTACCTCGCCGCGGTGGTTCGGGAGGCCAGCCGGGACAGCAGCGACACCTACGGCATCGCCGCGACAGACGTGACCACCGGCCAGTTCCAGGTCACGCAACTGGACGACGCCGACGCGGGCGAGGCGCTGACAGAGCTGTACACGTTCGGGCCGGCGGAGATTCTTCCCGGCCCGGAGCTCCGGAACGACGACGAATTTCTGGACCGTCTGCGCGAGCGGACTGACGCGGCGCTGACGCTTCACGACTCGGCGTCGTTCGAGCCGGGGCGGGCGAGCCACACCGTCCGCGAGCAGTTCGGGAGCGAGACAGTCGACAGCGTCGGCATCGGCGATCAAGACGTGGCACTGCGGGCCGCCGGCGCGGTGCTGTCCTACGTCGAGGACACCGGTGTCGGCACGCTGGCAGCGGTCACGCGCCTGCAAGCGTACGGCGAGCGCGACCACGTCGACCTCGACGCGACGACCCAGCGCAATCTCGAACTCACCGAGACGATGCAGGGCGACAGTTCGGGGTCGCTGTTCGACACGATCGACCACACCGTCACGGCTGCCGGCGGGCGACTGCTCCAGCAGTGGCTCCAGCGACCACGGCGAAACCGGGCCGAACTCAAGCGCCGGCAGTCCTGCGTAGCGGCGCTGTCAGAGGCGGCGATGGCCCGCGAGCGGATTCGAGAGACGCTGTCGGACGCCTACGACCTCGAACGGCTGGCCGCACGGGCCACGTCGGGCAGTGCGGACGCGCGGGACCTGCGAGCAGTGCAGGAGACACTGGCACTGTTGGGGCAGGTCGCCGACGCCGTGACCGAAACCGAGCGGCTGGCCGAGTCGCCCCTCGCTGATTCCCTCGACGGTGCCGACCGCGAGGCGGCCGACGCGCTGGCCGCCGAGTTGGACAGCGCACTGGTCGCGGACCCGCCGGGGACGGTGCGTCAGGGCGGCCTGTTCAAACGGGGGTACGATGACGACCTCGACGAGATTATCGACGAGCACGAGGCCGCGCTGGAGTGGCTGGAAACGCTGCCGGACCGCGAGAAGGAGCGGACCGGCATCACCCACCTCTCGGTCGACCGGAACAAGACCGACGGCTACTACATTCAGGTCGGCAAGAGCGAGACCGACGCCGTCCCGGAGAAGTACAAGCACATCAAGACGCTCAAAAACTCCAAACGGTACACCACGCCCGAACTCGACGAGAAGGAGCGAGACGTGTTGCGTTTAGAGGAGCGCCGCCACGACATGGAGTACGAGCGCTTCCAGAAACTGCGGGAGCGCGTGGCCGAGCGCGCGACGCTGCTGCAAGATGTGGGCCGAACGCTGGCGGAACTGGATGCCTTCGCATCACTGGCTGTCCACGCCGTCGAGAACAACTGGACCCGGCCGGCGGTCGTCGACGGCAATGAACTCTCCATCGAGGCCGGCCGCCACCCGGTCGTCGAGCAAACGACGGAGTTCGTTCCGAACGACCTCTACATGGACGACGACCGGCAGTTCCTCATCGTTACCGGGCCAAACATGAGCGGGAAGTCGACGTATATGCGCCAGGCCGCGCTCATCACGCTGCTTGCGCAGGTGGGCAGTTTCGTGCCGGCACGGTCGGCAACCGTCGGACTGGTGGACGGCATCTTCACCCGCGTCGGCGCGCTGGATGAACTCGCACAGGGCCGCTCGACGTTCATGGTCGAGATGCAGGAGCTATCAAACATCCTCCACTCGGCTACCGAAGAATCACTCGTGATACTGGACGAGGTCGGTCGCGGGACAGCTACATTCGACGGCATCTCAATCGCCTGGGCGGCGACGGAGTACATCGTCAACTCCATCCAGTCGAAAACGTTGTTTGCGACTCACTACCACGAGCTGACGGCGCTGGGCGAGGAACTACCGACCGTCGAGAACGTCCACGTCGCGGTCGACGGCGAGCCCCGCTCCGCAGGCAGCGACGGCGACGTGACGTTCCTCCGAACGGTCCGGGACGGCCCGACCGACCGCTCCTACGGCGTCCACGTCGCCGACCTCGCCGGCGTCCCTGAACCAGTCGTCGACCGCTCGCAGGCGGTGCTTGACCGGCTACGCGACGACAAAGCTATCGAGATTCGCGGCAGCGAGGGGAACGACGGCGGAACGACACAGGCCGTCTTCGACCTGGATTCGGGGCAGTTCAGGGACGGCGCGTCCAAGTCCGGTGACACAGCAGCCGGTTCGACAGCTGAGCCGATGGTGACCGACGGCGACCCCGAACACACGCTCGGCGAGTCCGCGGCTGAAGGCCCCAAAGGCAACGAGAGGGCAGCGTCGCTCGATTCTGAGACCGAGGCTGTCCTCTCGGAACTAACAGAACTGGATGTCAACGAGACGCCGCCGGTCGAACTGATGGCGAAAGTACAGGAGTGGCAGGCCGAACTGGACGACGAGTAG
- the hisA gene encoding 1-(5-phosphoribosyl)-5-[(5-phosphoribosylamino)methylideneamino]imidazole-4-carboxamide isomerase has translation MYPEFEVVPAVDMQDGQVVQLVGGERGTEKTYGDPVEAAQRWVDAGARTLHLVDLDGAFEGERQNAAAIDAVLDAVGADVDVQLGGGIRTAEDAVSLLDRGLDRVILGTAAVERPEIVGEISDEHPGSVLVSLDAKDGEVVVSGWTEGTGLDPADAAERYADLGAGGILFTDVDVEGQLEGVRTEPVRRLVDSVDIPVIASGGVATIDDVLALRSAGAAAVVVGSALYEGQFTLDAAIDALAED, from the coding sequence ATGTATCCCGAGTTCGAGGTCGTTCCCGCGGTCGATATGCAGGACGGACAGGTGGTCCAGCTGGTCGGCGGCGAACGCGGCACGGAGAAAACCTACGGCGACCCGGTCGAGGCCGCACAGCGATGGGTCGACGCCGGTGCGCGGACACTCCATCTCGTCGACCTCGACGGCGCGTTCGAGGGCGAGCGACAGAACGCGGCGGCCATCGACGCCGTCCTCGATGCGGTGGGAGCCGACGTGGACGTGCAACTCGGCGGCGGTATCCGGACCGCCGAGGACGCCGTGTCGCTGCTTGACCGCGGGCTGGACCGCGTCATCCTCGGGACCGCCGCCGTCGAAAGGCCGGAAATCGTCGGCGAAATCAGCGACGAACACCCCGGCAGTGTGCTCGTGAGCCTCGACGCAAAGGACGGCGAGGTCGTGGTGTCGGGCTGGACCGAGGGGACCGGTCTGGACCCCGCCGACGCCGCCGAGCGGTACGCCGACCTCGGGGCAGGTGGCATCCTGTTTACCGACGTGGACGTGGAGGGGCAACTCGAAGGGGTCCGGACCGAGCCGGTCCGCCGGCTGGTCGACAGCGTCGACATCCCGGTCATCGCCAGCGGCGGCGTCGCGACCATCGATGACGTACTTGCGCTTCGGTCAGCAGGGGCCGCCGCCGTCGTCGTCGGCAGCGCGCTCTACGAGGGGCAGTTCACGCTCGACGCGGCGATTGACGCGCTCGCCGAGGACTAA